From the Selenomonas timonae genome, one window contains:
- a CDS encoding ABC transporter ATP-binding protein: MESMMIEMENLVKKFPHTNAEQKKSWKTAVAGVTLAVRRGEVFGLLGPNGAGKTTIIRMLTMQTQATSGVVRIGGQDICRDPRAVKEMIGVVPQHVNFDQELTVWDNMELHARLHHMGGVERTQRIEELLREMELSEVRNDNVRRLSGGMKRRLLIARALIHRPQVLFLDEPTVALDPQIRRHIWDLVRAVAKSGVTVLLTTHYIEEAEALCDRVSIINKGGLVDVQTPRTFCENLGAYAVEWDEESGRSYRFFHTREEARAHARMLEEQMQRVLLRPTNLEDVFIEMTGRKEGL, from the coding sequence ATGGAATCCATGATGATCGAGATGGAGAATCTCGTCAAGAAGTTTCCGCATACGAATGCGGAGCAGAAAAAGAGCTGGAAGACAGCGGTTGCGGGGGTGACACTCGCCGTGCGGCGCGGAGAGGTATTCGGCCTCCTAGGACCCAATGGAGCGGGCAAGACGACGATCATCCGCATGCTCACGATGCAGACGCAGGCGACGAGCGGTGTGGTTCGCATCGGCGGGCAGGATATTTGCCGCGACCCGCGTGCTGTCAAAGAGATGATCGGCGTTGTGCCGCAGCATGTGAATTTCGATCAGGAGCTCACGGTCTGGGACAATATGGAGCTGCACGCGCGTCTGCACCATATGGGCGGCGTGGAGCGGACGCAGCGCATTGAGGAACTCCTCCGTGAGATGGAGCTCTCGGAGGTGCGCAATGACAACGTACGTCGCCTCTCGGGCGGCATGAAGCGGCGCCTCCTCATTGCGCGTGCACTGATCCACCGACCGCAGGTGCTCTTTCTTGATGAGCCGACGGTTGCACTCGACCCGCAGATCCGGCGGCATATCTGGGATCTCGTGCGCGCGGTCGCAAAGAGCGGTGTGACGGTTCTCTTGACGACCCATTACATCGAGGAGGCGGAGGCGCTCTGTGACCGCGTGTCGATCATCAACAAGGGCGGGCTCGTCGATGTGCAGACGCCGCGCACATTCTGTGAGAATCTGGGCGCGTATGCGGTGGAGTGGGATGAGGAGAGCGGCCGCTCCTATCGCTTCTTCCACACGCGCGAGGAGGCACGTGCCCATGCGCGTATGCTTGAGGAGCAGATGCAGCGCGTTCTCCTGCGCCCGACGAATCTCGAGGATGTCTTCATCGAGATGACGGGACGAAAGGAGGGGCTCTGA
- the proC gene encoding pyrroline-5-carboxylate reductase, producing the protein MRDDIQIGIIGGGAMAEALIAGLTTRGSVPASHISVSEHKAVRCDVLTQRYGIHAQVGAESFLPRIDVFILAVKPAAAAAAMQETAHLLKEGALVLSIVAGLTIAEIEAAYPAHPVVRAMPNTPLAVGAGMSAYACGTHAGAAELAAAEMILGAAGRTVAVHEGDLDAVTGLSGSGPAYAFLMMEALIEGGVAAGLRRETAAMLTAQTLLGAAEMVLSARSSPADLRAAVTSPAGTTAAGLRVMERAGVRSALIEAVLAAAERSKELGRK; encoded by the coding sequence ATGCGTGACGATATTCAGATTGGCATCATCGGCGGCGGCGCGATGGCAGAGGCTCTGATTGCAGGCTTGACGACGCGCGGCAGTGTTCCCGCATCCCATATCAGCGTATCGGAACACAAGGCTGTGCGCTGTGACGTGCTTACGCAGCGCTATGGCATACACGCACAGGTAGGGGCAGAATCCTTTCTGCCCCGTATTGACGTGTTCATTCTCGCTGTAAAGCCAGCAGCGGCAGCTGCTGCGATGCAGGAAACGGCGCATCTGTTGAAGGAGGGGGCTCTTGTCCTCTCCATTGTTGCGGGTCTGACGATTGCAGAGATCGAGGCGGCATATCCCGCGCATCCCGTTGTGCGTGCGATGCCGAATACGCCGCTCGCTGTGGGGGCGGGCATGTCCGCCTATGCGTGCGGAACGCATGCAGGGGCGGCAGAGTTGGCGGCGGCAGAGATGATACTCGGCGCTGCGGGACGGACAGTTGCAGTGCATGAGGGCGATCTCGATGCAGTGACGGGACTCTCGGGCAGCGGGCCGGCATATGCGTTCCTCATGATGGAGGCGCTGATTGAGGGCGGTGTGGCGGCAGGCCTCAGGCGTGAGACGGCGGCAATGCTCACAGCGCAGACACTGCTTGGTGCGGCTGAGATGGTGCTGTCGGCAAGGAGTTCACCCGCCGATCTGCGTGCGGCGGTCACGAGTCCTGCGGGCACGACGGCTGCGGGGCTGCGCGTCATGGAGCGCGCAGGCGTGCGCTCGGCGCTGATTGAGGCAGTGCTTGCGGCAGCGGAGCGATCCAAAGAGTTGGGGAGAAAATAA
- a CDS encoding ABC transporter permease yields MLRDIWTVFWRDWVVLRRRLTKYILSRMVSPLMFLIAFGWGLGRSIDVGTGSYLDFLVPGLLAMNSMNISFNSIISVHAERVYHKSLEEYLIAPIRPDAFVIGKVAGAVVRGLISSAIIVVLSYLFGAQFTITPLFLLVLALNCMIFAEIGFLAAMYISTYEEMSQVNLYVLLPMSFLCGTFFSTAALPGVVRWIVEVLPLTHTSHLLRSLGSAGEFSVLSLAVVVGYAALGIAAGTWKFRRLTD; encoded by the coding sequence ATGCTGCGGGATATCTGGACGGTGTTCTGGCGCGACTGGGTTGTTCTGCGCCGCCGTCTGACGAAGTACATTCTGAGCCGCATGGTCTCGCCTCTGATGTTCCTTATCGCGTTTGGCTGGGGGCTCGGACGCAGCATCGACGTGGGCACGGGCTCGTATCTGGACTTTCTCGTGCCGGGGCTTCTCGCGATGAACTCCATGAACATCAGCTTTAACAGCATCATCTCTGTGCATGCGGAGCGCGTCTATCACAAGAGTCTCGAGGAGTACCTCATCGCGCCGATTCGTCCCGATGCGTTCGTCATTGGCAAGGTCGCGGGCGCTGTCGTGCGTGGACTGATTTCGTCTGCAATCATCGTTGTGCTCAGCTATCTCTTCGGCGCGCAGTTCACAATCACGCCGCTCTTTCTCCTCGTGCTTGCACTGAACTGTATGATCTTCGCGGAGATCGGCTTTCTCGCGGCGATGTATATCTCCACCTATGAGGAGATGAGCCAGGTCAACCTCTACGTCCTGCTCCCGATGTCCTTCCTTTGCGGGACGTTCTTCTCGACGGCGGCGCTGCCGGGTGTCGTGCGTTGGATTGTGGAAGTGCTGCCGCTGACGCATACGAGTCACCTCCTGCGCAGCCTCGGATCGGCGGGGGAGTTCTCCGTGCTCTCGCTTGCGGTGGTCGTAGGCTATGCGGCTCTGGGGATCGCGGCGGGGACGTGGAAATTCCGCCGGCTGACGGATTAG
- a CDS encoding vWA domain-containing protein, producing the protein MWKKIQCAVIACLLCVTCAATASAAVRSDDVRRAEKPERIELVLVLDKSGSMQGLESDTIGGFNSMIEKQKALSTPVDVTAVLFNDTTDVLYTHKNIRLVRPLTDKEYEVGGTTALLDAVGNTILKVEREPSVKSRGTKVVFVIITDGLENASAEFSKTKVKQMISDKQEKAGWDFIYLGANIDAVEEADAIGVKKSNAVTYKNTRKGVRANYDAVSAFVAETAERGDADTSGEWRSYVEEDTTK; encoded by the coding sequence ATGTGGAAGAAGATTCAATGTGCCGTCATTGCCTGTTTGCTGTGCGTGACATGTGCAGCAACGGCGTCTGCTGCGGTGCGTTCGGATGACGTGAGGCGGGCAGAGAAGCCGGAGCGCATCGAGCTCGTACTGGTTCTCGATAAGAGCGGCTCTATGCAGGGACTCGAGTCCGATACGATCGGCGGATTCAACTCCATGATCGAGAAGCAGAAGGCTCTTTCGACTCCTGTAGACGTGACTGCTGTGCTCTTTAACGATACGACGGATGTCCTTTATACGCACAAGAATATTCGTCTCGTGCGCCCGCTGACGGACAAGGAGTATGAGGTGGGGGGTACTACGGCGCTACTCGATGCCGTGGGCAATACGATCCTGAAGGTGGAGCGCGAACCGTCGGTCAAGAGCAGGGGCACGAAGGTCGTCTTCGTCATTATCACGGACGGGCTCGAGAACGCGAGCGCAGAATTCTCGAAGACGAAGGTCAAGCAGATGATCTCGGACAAGCAGGAGAAAGCGGGCTGGGATTTCATCTACCTTGGTGCGAACATTGATGCGGTCGAGGAGGCGGATGCCATCGGTGTGAAGAAATCGAATGCCGTGACCTATAAAAACACGAGAAAGGGTGTCCGTGCGAACTACGATGCGGTTTCTGCCTTTGTTGCAGAGACGGCGGAGCGTGGTGACGCCGATACATCGGGGGAATGGCGGTCATATGTGGAAGAAGATACGACAAAATAA
- the sigH gene encoding RNA polymerase sporulation sigma factor SigH, whose amino-acid sequence MIFYGDKQKSMLDEEQASADELEACDLEAEEEESDEVGAESSVYDGCTDEELLAHIRSCEGDEALDYLINKYRNFVRSKARSYFLIGADREDIVQEGMIGFFKAIRDYREDKLSSFRAFAELCVTRQIITAIKTATRQKHIPLNSYVSLNKPIYDEDSDRTLLDVLSGARISDPEELVISHEEFIDIEQKMEEILSDLEWRVLMSYLDGKSYQEIAVDLHRQVKSIDNALQRVKRKLEKYMESRGDDLDIGTVYRGLTTINRGVRMPEE is encoded by the coding sequence ATGATTTTTTACGGCGATAAGCAAAAGTCCATGTTGGATGAGGAGCAGGCCTCAGCGGATGAGCTGGAGGCATGTGACCTTGAGGCGGAGGAAGAAGAATCGGACGAGGTGGGGGCGGAGAGCAGCGTCTACGACGGCTGCACCGACGAGGAGCTGCTCGCACATATTCGTTCCTGTGAGGGCGATGAGGCACTCGATTATCTCATCAATAAATATCGTAATTTCGTGCGCTCCAAAGCGCGCTCCTACTTCCTCATCGGTGCGGATCGCGAGGATATCGTACAGGAGGGCATGATCGGCTTCTTCAAGGCAATCCGCGACTATCGCGAGGATAAATTATCGTCGTTCCGTGCGTTTGCCGAGCTCTGTGTGACGCGGCAGATCATCACGGCAATCAAGACGGCGACACGGCAGAAGCACATTCCGCTGAACTCCTACGTCTCGCTCAACAAGCCAATCTACGACGAGGACTCTGACCGCACGCTGCTCGATGTACTCTCAGGTGCGCGGATCAGCGATCCCGAGGAGCTCGTCATCAGTCACGAGGAGTTCATCGACATTGAGCAGAAGATGGAGGAGATCCTGAGCGACCTCGAATGGCGCGTGCTCATGAGCTATCTGGACGGCAAGTCCTATCAGGAGATTGCCGTCGACCTGCACCGTCAGGTGAAATCCATCGACAATGCGCTCCAACGCGTGAAGCGCAAGCTGGAAAAATATATGGAGTCGCGCGGCGACGATCTCGACATTGGGACGGTCTACCGGGGGCTCACGACGATTAACCGCGGCGTGCGCATGCCGGAGGAATAG
- a CDS encoding YlmH family RNA-binding protein: MAAEQKERILRFYRGTEGEEIAIRLLDLAEAVMKTEKFRISPFLDPYGQEIAETICASYDGIQLDLDGGYAGAERQRAMLRHRDFRGTPDGFAISCVESVWNGQFARLTHRDVLGALMGLGIERELIGDILPAPDTAKIICDTKIADFIVNNLTMIGAVGAKAALSNLEEIAPREERTKEIRATVASLRLDSIVAAGFGISRSRAADDIAADKVKLNWQSAGSASKTIKEGDVLSMRGRGRLEVTEVRGQTKKGRTVVVLNRFF, from the coding sequence ATGGCAGCGGAACAGAAGGAGCGGATTCTCCGCTTTTATCGGGGGACAGAGGGCGAGGAGATAGCGATCCGTCTGCTCGATCTCGCCGAGGCGGTTATGAAGACGGAGAAATTCCGCATCAGTCCCTTTCTCGACCCGTACGGGCAGGAGATTGCGGAGACGATATGCGCGAGCTATGACGGGATTCAGCTTGACCTTGACGGCGGCTATGCAGGTGCGGAACGCCAGCGTGCAATGCTGCGCCATCGGGATTTTCGTGGGACGCCGGACGGCTTTGCGATCTCCTGTGTGGAGTCAGTGTGGAACGGGCAGTTCGCACGGCTCACGCACCGCGATGTACTCGGCGCTCTTATGGGGCTTGGCATCGAGCGCGAGCTGATCGGTGATATCCTGCCCGCGCCGGACACGGCGAAGATTATCTGCGACACAAAGATCGCAGACTTCATCGTGAACAATCTGACGATGATCGGCGCGGTTGGTGCCAAGGCTGCACTTTCAAATTTGGAAGAAATCGCGCCGCGCGAGGAGCGGACGAAGGAGATCCGTGCGACGGTCGCCTCTCTGCGCCTTGATTCCATTGTCGCTGCGGGATTTGGCATCTCGCGCAGCCGCGCAGCGGACGACATCGCGGCGGACAAGGTGAAACTCAACTGGCAGAGTGCGGGCAGCGCCTCGAAGACGATCAAGGAGGGCGATGTGCTCTCTATGCGCGGACGCGGGCGCCTCGAGGTGACCGAGGTGCGCGGGCAGACGAAGAAGGGGCGCACGGTCGTCGTATTGAATCGATTCTTTTGA
- a CDS encoding metal ABC transporter ATP-binding protein yields the protein MLRHIFHHRGAREGCAHFCCTKVEDFGVSFGTFEVFSHVNLHFHCGELTAIIGPNGAGKSTLLRAILGEVAHTGSLRFVDAEDRHTGKPVIGYVPQYLRLDLTAPTTVLDLFMACVTMRPVWLFPARCYRVRVTEKLARVRAEHLIDRRLGALSGGELQRVLLALALDPLPNLLLLDEPVSGVDQSGLSLFYDIVGQLRAQEDLAILLISHDLGMVARHADKVVLMDHGIAAAGAPDTVFASPAMERLFGILPDLRHLHRRAEEHGGEEAAAWN from the coding sequence ATGCTCAGACATATCTTTCATCACAGGGGAGCGCGCGAAGGTTGCGCGCATTTCTGTTGCACCAAGGTCGAGGACTTCGGCGTCTCCTTTGGGACGTTCGAAGTCTTTTCGCATGTTAATCTCCATTTTCACTGCGGCGAGCTGACCGCAATTATAGGCCCGAACGGTGCGGGCAAGAGCACGCTCCTGCGCGCAATCCTCGGTGAGGTTGCGCATACGGGCAGTCTGCGTTTCGTCGACGCGGAGGATCGGCACACGGGAAAGCCCGTGATCGGCTATGTACCGCAGTATCTGCGCCTCGATCTGACGGCGCCGACAACGGTGCTGGATCTCTTTATGGCGTGTGTGACCATGCGCCCCGTCTGGCTCTTTCCTGCACGGTGCTATCGCGTGCGCGTCACTGAAAAACTTGCACGCGTGCGCGCGGAGCATCTGATCGATCGCCGCCTCGGCGCACTTTCAGGCGGAGAGCTGCAGCGCGTCCTGCTTGCACTCGCCCTCGACCCCCTGCCGAACCTTCTGCTCCTCGACGAGCCAGTCTCGGGCGTCGATCAGAGCGGACTCTCACTCTTCTATGACATTGTGGGGCAGCTGCGCGCGCAGGAAGACCTTGCGATCCTTCTTATCTCGCATGACCTCGGCATGGTCGCGCGCCATGCCGACAAGGTTGTGCTCATGGATCACGGGATTGCAGCGGCAGGAGCGCCGGATACGGTCTTTGCAAGCCCTGCGATGGAGCGTCTCTTTGGCATCCTACCCGATCTCCGTCATCTGCACAGGCGCGCCGAGGAGCATGGGGGAGAGGAGGCTGCGGCATGGAACTGA
- a CDS encoding DivIVA domain-containing protein, translating to MLTPMDIHAKEFSKSFRGFDENEVNDFLNEVMEAYASALDENEHLRAELAREREKVEDFRRIEQSVRETLVVAQKTAEDTMTNAKQNADHTLELAAKEAQNLRREATLQAKAQLDEAADKVRAVVAEYERLVREKHQFLRRMKGNVQAELALIEDAIAEMPDMMAEKKAKSLVEEVDRKSEEDV from the coding sequence ATGCTGACACCAATGGATATACACGCGAAGGAATTTAGCAAGAGCTTTCGCGGATTCGATGAGAACGAGGTCAACGATTTCCTAAACGAGGTCATGGAGGCGTATGCCTCTGCGCTGGACGAGAATGAGCACCTGCGCGCGGAGCTTGCGCGGGAGCGGGAGAAAGTCGAGGACTTTCGGCGCATCGAGCAGAGCGTGCGCGAGACGCTTGTGGTCGCGCAGAAGACCGCCGAGGATACGATGACGAATGCGAAGCAAAATGCTGACCATACGCTCGAGCTCGCGGCAAAGGAGGCGCAGAATCTGCGCCGCGAAGCGACGCTCCAGGCAAAGGCACAGCTGGATGAGGCTGCCGACAAGGTGCGCGCCGTCGTGGCGGAGTACGAGCGCCTCGTGCGCGAGAAGCATCAATTCCTGCGACGTATGAAGGGAAATGTGCAGGCGGAGCTCGCACTCATTGAGGATGCGATTGCGGAGATGCCCGATATGATGGCTGAAAAGAAGGCAAAGAGCCTTGTGGAAGAGGTCGATAGGAAGAGCGAGGAGGACGTTTGA
- a CDS encoding RluA family pseudouridine synthase, with product MSTVFIAKHAGERLDRALVVHMPDLSRSYAQRLIETGQVTVDGVARKGNYKLRGGEEIACTVPPAEEVEIRAEQIPLDVLYEDEDMIVINKVRGMVVHPAAGVVRGTLVNALLYHCKDLSGINGALRPGIVHRLDKDTSGVMVAAKNDMAHHFLARQIRDKEARREYRAIVYGNIVPRAGIITGDIGRHPTDRKKMAIVRENGKPATTHFEVLERFGAYTYISCRLETGRTHQIRVHLTSIGHPLVGDAKYTAKKNPFAIVGQALHSLTLRLVHPRSGEEMAFTAPLPADMEEILHTLRTDG from the coding sequence ATGAGCACTGTATTCATTGCCAAACACGCAGGTGAGCGTCTGGATCGTGCGCTTGTTGTGCATATGCCCGATCTCTCACGCAGCTATGCACAGCGCCTGATCGAGACAGGCCAGGTCACGGTGGACGGTGTGGCGCGCAAAGGGAACTACAAGCTGCGCGGCGGCGAGGAGATTGCCTGCACTGTGCCGCCCGCCGAGGAGGTCGAGATCCGCGCGGAGCAGATTCCGCTCGACGTGCTGTATGAGGACGAGGACATGATCGTCATCAACAAGGTGCGCGGCATGGTCGTGCATCCCGCTGCGGGCGTCGTGAGGGGCACGCTTGTCAATGCGCTCCTCTATCACTGCAAGGATCTCTCGGGCATCAACGGTGCGCTGCGCCCCGGCATTGTGCACCGCCTCGACAAGGATACCTCGGGGGTGATGGTTGCGGCGAAGAACGATATGGCACATCACTTCCTTGCGCGTCAGATTCGCGACAAGGAAGCGCGGCGTGAATACCGTGCGATTGTATACGGAAACATCGTGCCGCGCGCGGGAATTATCACGGGCGACATTGGACGTCACCCGACCGACCGCAAAAAGATGGCAATCGTGCGCGAGAACGGCAAGCCTGCAACGACGCATTTCGAGGTGCTCGAGCGCTTCGGTGCATATACCTATATATCCTGCCGACTCGAGACGGGGCGCACCCATCAGATTCGCGTTCATCTGACGAGTATCGGGCATCCGCTCGTGGGTGATGCGAAGTATACGGCGAAGAAGAATCCCTTTGCTATCGTGGGACAGGCGCTTCACTCGCTCACACTTCGCCTTGTCCATCCACGCTCGGGGGAGGAGATGGCGTTTACCGCACCACTTCCCGCAGATATGGAGGAGATTTTGCATACGCTGCGCACGGACGGATAA
- the pyrR gene encoding bifunctional pyr operon transcriptional regulator/uracil phosphoribosyltransferase PyrR, with product MTEFREKAVLMDDDGIRRALMRIAHEIVEKNKGTENLVLVGIRTRGVPIAARIGAEIARIEQRELPCGVLDITLYRDDLNELSYQPIVHPTEMPHDITSKTIVLVDDVLYTGRTIRAAMNALLDIGRPRMIQLAVLIDRGHRELPIRADYVGKNVPTAALEDVSVLLQDTDGVEKVVIRERV from the coding sequence ATGACGGAATTTAGGGAAAAGGCTGTCCTGATGGACGATGACGGCATTCGGCGCGCTCTCATGCGCATTGCACATGAGATCGTCGAGAAGAACAAAGGCACGGAGAACCTCGTACTCGTCGGCATCCGCACGCGTGGTGTCCCCATTGCTGCGCGTATTGGCGCAGAGATTGCGCGCATCGAGCAGCGCGAGCTGCCGTGCGGCGTGCTCGACATCACGCTCTACCGCGACGATCTCAACGAGCTCTCCTACCAACCCATCGTGCATCCGACGGAGATGCCGCACGACATCACGAGCAAGACCATCGTGCTCGTGGACGATGTGCTCTACACGGGACGCACAATCCGCGCTGCGATGAACGCGCTTCTCGACATCGGACGCCCGCGCATGATACAGCTTGCCGTACTCATCGATCGCGGGCACAGGGAACTGCCCATCCGCGCGGACTACGTCGGCAAGAATGTGCCGACTGCCGCGCTCGAGGACGTGTCCGTGCTCTTGCAGGACACGGACGGCGTGGAAAAGGTCGTCATTCGGGAACGCGTTTGA
- a CDS encoding sirohydrochlorin cobaltochelatase produces the protein MKNWKKMLVASLACSAVLGFSYSPAEASYELNPEVKTATPALMEASEIGVLKYENPQMQNYTNKDAIVVMSFGTTFKETREKTIEATVDAIKAAHPGVKVVTAFTSHIIIDRIAKNEGKKYPTPEEALMQLKADGYSRVALVSLDVIPGMEYSYVKAVFHEYKEQFKTMTCGTSLMYWQGQEDQPDDVMEFLQAVSSQFPKLAKGEALLLMAHGTPHVSNAYYSVIQAKLDALGYKNVYVYTVEGWPSLEDVIPKLKANKIKNVTLMPIMMVAGDHAHNDMAGKDADSHKSILEGEGYKVDTYMHGLGENKMIRDVYVERANDAWDALQGKKDADADHIKMMR, from the coding sequence ATGAAGAATTGGAAGAAAATGCTGGTTGCGTCTCTCGCGTGCTCGGCAGTCCTCGGCTTTTCGTACAGCCCGGCAGAGGCCTCGTATGAGCTGAACCCCGAGGTCAAGACGGCGACCCCCGCGCTCATGGAGGCATCGGAGATCGGCGTGCTCAAGTATGAGAACCCGCAGATGCAGAACTACACGAACAAGGACGCCATTGTTGTGATGAGCTTCGGTACGACGTTCAAGGAGACGCGTGAGAAGACGATCGAGGCAACGGTGGACGCGATCAAGGCGGCGCATCCGGGCGTGAAGGTCGTGACGGCGTTTACCTCTCATATCATCATCGACCGCATTGCCAAGAACGAGGGCAAGAAGTATCCGACGCCTGAGGAGGCGCTCATGCAGCTCAAGGCGGACGGCTACTCGCGTGTGGCACTCGTCTCCCTCGATGTCATCCCGGGCATGGAGTACTCCTATGTCAAGGCCGTGTTCCATGAGTACAAGGAGCAGTTCAAGACGATGACCTGCGGCACCTCCCTTATGTACTGGCAGGGTCAGGAGGATCAGCCGGATGACGTGATGGAGTTCCTCCAGGCGGTTTCCAGCCAGTTCCCGAAACTGGCAAAGGGCGAGGCGCTGCTCCTGATGGCACATGGTACGCCGCATGTCTCGAACGCGTACTATTCCGTGATTCAGGCGAAGCTTGATGCGCTCGGATATAAGAATGTCTATGTCTACACGGTTGAGGGCTGGCCGAGCCTCGAGGATGTCATTCCGAAGCTTAAGGCAAACAAGATCAAGAATGTGACGCTCATGCCGATCATGATGGTTGCAGGCGATCATGCGCACAATGACATGGCAGGAAAAGATGCGGATTCGCACAAGAGCATTCTCGAAGGAGAGGGCTACAAGGTCGATACCTACATGCATGGCCTTGGCGAGAACAAGATGATCCGCGATGTCTATGTGGAGCGTGCAAATGATGCATGGGATGCTCTGCAGGGCAAGAAGGATGCCGATGCGGATCACATCAAAATGATGCGCTAA
- the lspA gene encoding signal peptidase II: MSGRVKAAFSFLLILLIDQLVKYYVELTMLPGESIPVAAPFFHITFVLNPGAAFGIFRDQQWLFLATAIVFSVAFLVFYERLRRSGSLIHYGSVALAAGAVSNLIDRIRLGLVVDFFDFRVWPVFNIADIAIVLGTAAVLWALFVQKKEIRS; encoded by the coding sequence ATGAGCGGACGCGTAAAAGCCGCATTTTCCTTTTTGTTGATCCTGCTGATCGATCAGTTGGTCAAATACTACGTGGAACTGACGATGCTGCCGGGGGAGAGCATTCCCGTCGCGGCGCCGTTTTTTCATATCACCTTCGTCCTCAACCCGGGCGCGGCATTCGGGATCTTCCGCGACCAGCAGTGGCTCTTCCTCGCGACAGCAATCGTCTTCTCCGTCGCCTTCCTTGTGTTCTATGAGCGTCTGCGCCGCAGCGGCAGTCTCATTCACTACGGCAGCGTTGCACTTGCGGCGGGGGCTGTGAGCAATCTGATCGATCGCATCCGCCTCGGGCTCGTTGTGGACTTCTTCGACTTCCGCGTCTGGCCCGTGTTCAACATCGCGGACATTGCCATCGTCCTGGGGACGGCAGCCGTGCTCTGGGCGCTCTTTGTGCAGAAAAAGGAAATCCGATCATGA
- a CDS encoding Gfo/Idh/MocA family protein, translating to MKIAVVGTGMIAREALIALRQLEGIEVVTICARPHSREKARVLAQEFGVPQVATDYGAMLAAHEADFVYIGIVNSAHFDYARQAIAAGWHVILEKPFTSTLAEAEELIARARAAHCYLFEAVTPLFLPNYVGILETLPQLGLIRLVQANYSKYSSRYDRYLARDVAPAFDPSLSGGALYDLNVYNLELIVSLFGRPKSAAYTANVGFNGIDTSGVMTMRYDGFVATAAAAKDSSSPSFFMIQGESGWIRADGEVNALSSFTVGLRGREPETYELNRHEHRMVHEFEAMRDIFARKDYMSVEEGLQISRTVMAVMEKARLMAGIQFRAD from the coding sequence ATGAAGATCGCAGTTGTAGGGACAGGGATGATCGCGCGGGAGGCGCTCATCGCCCTGCGTCAGCTGGAGGGCATCGAGGTTGTCACCATCTGCGCGCGTCCGCACAGTCGGGAGAAGGCGCGGGTACTCGCGCAGGAGTTCGGTGTGCCACAGGTGGCAACGGACTACGGGGCAATGCTCGCGGCGCATGAGGCGGACTTCGTCTATATCGGCATCGTCAACAGTGCGCATTTTGACTACGCGCGGCAGGCGATTGCGGCGGGCTGGCACGTCATTCTCGAAAAGCCCTTTACATCGACCCTCGCGGAGGCGGAGGAGCTGATTGCCCGCGCGCGTGCGGCGCATTGCTATCTGTTCGAGGCCGTGACACCGCTCTTCCTTCCGAACTATGTGGGCATACTGGAGACATTGCCGCAGCTCGGACTCATTCGCCTCGTGCAGGCGAATTACTCGAAGTATTCGAGTCGCTATGATCGCTATCTTGCACGCGATGTTGCGCCCGCATTCGATCCCTCGCTCTCGGGTGGTGCGCTCTACGATCTGAATGTCTACAATCTCGAGCTCATTGTCTCGCTCTTCGGACGCCCGAAGTCCGCTGCCTACACCGCGAATGTGGGCTTTAACGGCATTGATACCTCAGGGGTGATGACGATGCGTTATGACGGCTTTGTTGCAACGGCGGCGGCGGCGAAGGACAGCTCGAGCCCCTCCTTCTTTATGATTCAGGGCGAGTCTGGTTGGATTCGCGCGGACGGTGAGGTGAACGCACTCTCTTCCTTTACCGTCGGCCTGCGTGGCAGGGAACCGGAGACCTACGAACTGAACCGTCATGAGCATCGCATGGTGCACGAGTTCGAGGCGATGCGGGATATCTTTGCACGCAAGGATTATATGAGCGTGGAGGAGGGTCTTCAGATCTCGCGGACGGTGATGGCAGTGATGGAGAAGGCGCGCCTCATGGCAGGGATTCAGTTTCGGGCGGATTGA